TCAGCTACATTAACTGTTACGTTTTTAGAAGGCGTTTTCACAAGGTGATGTGACTCAAAGTAAGTCTCACCAAATTTCACACACAAGGTTCTAACATATGCACATGTGTTTGTTACAGAATGTAATTTAGATACTACAGTAACCAAATTCAAGATACTAGACAAAAATTAGTAATTTTCATTAAAGCTTTCTATTTCAGACTCCTCCTGAATGTGctgttttaaataactaaaacattAAAGGGACTGTTTCATAAGAACTATCAGTACATTTTTTACATGTCATGTTTATCCTATCtaatggctttatttctggtatGTCTTCCAAGGTTGTTACCCCTCCGTGTGGGATAGGTAATGAATTCAACTGTCTTTCATTCCCTAaaagttttttaagtttttatctaACATATTAATTCAATGGgaaaaaactcacaaaagtgCTTTCAAGCACTCACAGTGGTGTCTAAGCCACTATTAACTGAAAAAGCTGCTGTATTTAAAAAACTactagtttctttaaaaacttagaaaacataATGGAACTCCAAAAAGAGCTATGAATTAATAAACCTCTGATTATAAAAGTGATAAATTCCACAGTAAGACAATTAAAAAGGCAACATTAATAGTACATACCCTTTATTAAGTACCTGTGTCTGGCCCTTTGCtcttatctcatttcatccttatAACCTGCAAGGTAAGTTTATCTTTTTACTTACAAAGAACTGGGTAACAAACACTAAGCAACCTGCCATGTACCACAGAGCTTCGTAAATGTTGGAGATTTGAAGCCCAGTGTGACACATttcaaatctgtttttatttgctaaatatagTTAAACATTTGATTATAttcttatgtttctatttttatttaaaaactgaccCAGAGAGTTGGAAATTTTTAATAGTGAAATTTTGTTCTCTggcataaaatatttcaaaactagcATTTGGTCAGGTAAAACACTGATAGAGTTAAGATTCTTATTAGAATATTTTACAAAGATAAGGTAAACAAATTTGgcatctatttttaattattttaggtaaaatattactttaaattgAAACTTCAGGTCTTAGGCAGATCCTTGAGTCTGCACAAAGGCATCATTCAAAGATAATAAGGCAATAACTGACTGAGGAAGACTAACTTGAAGAGTTTGAAAggtgaaaaaatactttttacatattttctgttttctgttacaGGAGATGAGTATGATGTATGTGCCATTTGTCTGGATGAGTATGAAGATGGAGACAAGCTCAGAATCCTTCCCTGTTCCCATGGTACGAGTAATTACATACTGCTTTGAATTTACATACAGCAATTTATATTTAGGTTCTATATTccagggaaagagacagaaagtagttATTAGCACACCATAAGTCAGGCCCTGTACTAAGTAGTGGTCTCATTCAAGGATGGAGGTTTATTTATAAAGATTATaaactttcttctcctttccctacATGTTACATACAGAATAAGGCAagagattaaatataaaattctcagCCACAGCATACTAACTAAAGATGTGTATTTTGCTTCAACAGCTTATCACTGCAAGTGTGTAGACCCTTGGCtaactaaaaccaaaaaaacctgtCCAGTGTGCAAGCAAAAAGTTGTTCCTTCTCAAGGTGATTCAGACTCTGACACAGATAGTagtcaagaagaaaatgaagtgacAGAACATACCCCTTTACTTAGACCTTTAGCTTCTGTCAGTGCCCAGTCCTTTGGGGCTTTGTCGGAATCCCGCTCACATCAGAACATGACAGAATCTTCAGACTACGAGGAAGACGACAATGAAGATACCGACAGTAGTGatgcagaaaatgaaattaatgaacATGATGTGGTGGTCCAGTTGCAGCCTAATGGTGAACGGGATTACAACATAGCAAATACTGTTTGACTTTCAGAAGAAGATTGGTTCATTTCCCTTTAAAATGTTTAGGTATATACTGTAATTCGATTTTTTTGGCTCCCTTCAAAGATTTCtgtagaaataacattttttagtATTCTGTAATCAAATTACTGAAACAGGACTTTTGATCTGGTATTTATCATCTGCAAGAGTGTACTTCATTCACTAATAGACTGGTGCTGTAACTCAAGCACCAACTCAGCTCTTCTTTCAGAATGCAAGTATagccaaaacattaaaaaaaaaaaaaaatcctcagtatAGCTCGCAATTAAGACCTAGATCACAGTATTTAAGTGCTTTGCATTTTACACATGAGGTCAGTGCTACAGCCACCTAGCATGAAGTAACCCAGCTTCCATCTCCATAAAGTTACCTAGAGTTGAGTTGGAGTATGTTCTGGCATTTACCCAACCTGCCATCATTAGTGAGAGGCAACAAGTTAATTCAGCGCCTTTCCTCCTGTCAGCACAAAGAAACCCAAAGCTGTCTTTTCCCTTTCTGTTCCAAAGCAGTCTTATCCTGACAGGAGTAGTCTATACTAGTGCagatttcaagttttttttttttttaacattttaattaccaTAGTGTTATGTAGAGATTTCATTCAGCAGCTAAAGTAATGTCTCTGAACTTTACTTACTAAATTTCCGTATCCTTAAGGGTTTTGTTatcaaagcaaaaaagaaaatgctgcatAAAAATACCAAACTTCAGCAACTGTTAATACTCAGATCATATACCTCTTAATAAATAGCATCTTATGCTAATTAGCCCTGCTAAACTATGTACAGAGGAAACTGTTCAAGTATTGGATTTGAAAGTAAATGACTTAAGTTTAACAGAACTAATGATATATTGAAACAATGTATTATGAAAAGCTAAATTATACATCATTGTAACTATGTAGAAAATGTAGACTAATGTATAATCAAAATGCTAAGAATTTTTATATGGCCTTGTATGAGGGGAGTTTGAATGTTAATAAACATGTTTTCCACTTTAAGATCCAGTAAATGTTTGTTCAACAATATTACCATAttagacacacacacccacacacacacacccccacccctaTAAAGGGATAATGACTggctgagataaaaaaaaaaaaaatcacatcacctTAGAATTTTATACAAGGTAGCTGACCACTCACCTGCAGTTAGGTAATCTCCCAAAAAGTTTACTCTGCTGcccaaattattcca
This is a stretch of genomic DNA from Saimiri boliviensis isolate mSaiBol1 chromosome 9, mSaiBol1.pri, whole genome shotgun sequence. It encodes these proteins:
- the RNF13 gene encoding E3 ubiquitin-protein ligase RNF13 isoform X3, yielding MLILMTSLAWDPTTVSTVEILKKIDIPSVFIGESSANSLKDEFTYEKGGHLILVPEFSLPLEYYLIPFLIIVGICLILIVIFMITKFVQDRHRARRNRLRKDQLKKLPIHKFKKGDEYDVCAICLDEYEDGDKLRILPCSHAYHCKCVDPWLTKTKKTCPVCKQKVVPSQGDSDSDTDSSQEENEVTEHTPLLRPLASVSAQSFGALSESRSHQNMTESSDYEEDDNEDTDSSDAENEINEHDVVVQLQPNGERDYNIANTV